The Spirosoma radiotolerans genome has a window encoding:
- a CDS encoding methyltransferase RsmF C-terminal domain-like protein, with protein MTTHKPVLNEGAPAGWPPAGWPPAFLAQMQAQLGAEFTEFAAALGQPTPVSIRMNPRKAADPGYDTTNLVPVPWCPQGFYLPERPSFTLDPLFQAGAYYVQEASSMLLYEALRQTVNLDRPLRVLDLCAAPGGKSTLLASALHPDSLLICNEVIRSRVSVLRENMDKWGYPNVVISNHDPEDMPNLAGFFDVVLVDAPCSGEGLFRKDPDAMQEWSEASVDLCSARQKRILAAAAPLLDTNGVLIYSTCTYNETENAENVRYLTEHGFRNRPLVLPAEWNVVEKQAGDPETGDAVGYQCYPHRVRGEGFFISVFKKTSFTAVVKLDARTFRTIRALRPRETASAAKWLENPADFSFWEKPNGDVMALPKALEKTFLFLDSALKSKGFGLEMGQFKGQDFIPSHALALSTAVNQHLPGLELSKEDALRYFKKENLVFNEPVKGWLLARYQGMNLGWVKGVGTRVNNYLPKDWRIRMDIKEYV; from the coding sequence ATGACAACACACAAGCCCGTTCTAAACGAGGGTGCTCCGGCTGGATGGCCCCCGGCTGGATGGCCCCCGGCGTTTTTGGCCCAAATGCAGGCACAGTTGGGCGCGGAATTCACCGAGTTTGCCGCAGCCTTGGGCCAGCCGACGCCTGTAAGTATTCGCATGAATCCACGGAAGGCGGCTGATCCGGGCTACGACACAACGAATCTGGTACCGGTACCCTGGTGTCCGCAAGGCTTTTACCTGCCTGAGCGGCCAAGTTTTACGCTCGATCCGTTGTTTCAGGCAGGCGCTTATTATGTCCAGGAAGCGTCTTCGATGCTGTTATATGAGGCATTGCGGCAAACCGTTAACCTCGACCGCCCCCTGCGTGTGCTGGATTTATGCGCGGCTCCCGGCGGAAAAAGTACGTTGCTGGCGTCGGCGCTGCACCCCGATAGTTTGCTGATTTGTAACGAAGTGATCCGCAGTCGGGTGTCGGTGCTGCGCGAAAATATGGATAAATGGGGCTACCCAAATGTGGTGATCAGTAACCATGATCCGGAAGATATGCCCAATCTGGCTGGCTTTTTCGACGTCGTGCTGGTCGATGCGCCCTGTTCTGGAGAGGGACTTTTCCGGAAAGATCCCGATGCCATGCAGGAGTGGTCGGAAGCGAGTGTCGACTTATGCTCGGCCCGGCAAAAACGGATTCTGGCTGCGGCTGCACCCTTGCTGGATACCAACGGTGTGTTGATTTACAGCACCTGTACCTATAATGAGACCGAAAATGCCGAGAACGTTCGCTACCTGACCGAACATGGTTTTCGGAACCGGCCACTGGTACTTCCTGCCGAGTGGAACGTAGTCGAGAAACAAGCGGGCGATCCCGAAACGGGCGATGCCGTTGGTTACCAGTGCTATCCGCACCGGGTTCGGGGCGAAGGATTCTTTATTAGTGTTTTCAAGAAAACATCATTCACGGCGGTAGTCAAACTGGATGCCCGTACCTTCCGCACCATCCGGGCACTGCGTCCGCGCGAAACGGCATCGGCCGCGAAATGGCTCGAGAATCCAGCCGATTTTTCGTTCTGGGAGAAACCCAATGGTGATGTGATGGCGTTGCCGAAAGCGCTTGAAAAAACGTTTCTGTTTCTGGATAGCGCCTTAAAAAGTAAAGGATTCGGGCTGGAGATGGGCCAGTTTAAGGGACAGGATTTTATTCCGTCGCATGCGCTGGCGCTTAGTACGGCGGTCAATCAACATCTGCCTGGTCTGGAACTGAGTAAGGAAGATGCGCTGCGGTACTTTAAGAAAGAAAATCTGGTCTTTAATGAGCCCGTTAAAGGCTGGCTGTTAGCCCGTTATCAGGGTATGAATCTGGGTTGGGTAAAAGGCGTTGGCACGCGCGTTAATAATTACCTGCCCAAAGACTGGCGGATCAGAATGGATATAAAAGAATATGTATGA
- a CDS encoding KdsC family phosphatase — protein sequence MTRHQDQFSQIKTFIFDIDGVLTDGGVSLLASGERFRTVFIRDTYAIEQALKAGFRVGIISAANADGLRSWLTSMNVKDIFMGGPSDQKMNAYLGYIARDGLNESEILYMGDDLPDYPILNRPAVLSTCPADAVTEVQAVCQYVSPNAGGRGAVRDVIEQVMKAQGKWGL from the coding sequence ATGACTCGACACCAAGACCAATTCAGCCAAATCAAGACCTTTATTTTTGACATCGATGGCGTACTGACCGATGGTGGTGTTTCACTGCTAGCGTCCGGTGAGCGGTTCCGGACTGTTTTCATCCGCGACACATACGCCATTGAACAAGCGCTGAAAGCCGGTTTTCGGGTGGGCATCATCTCGGCGGCCAATGCCGATGGGCTCCGTAGCTGGTTGACCTCTATGAATGTTAAAGACATTTTTATGGGCGGCCCTTCCGATCAGAAAATGAATGCTTACCTGGGTTACATTGCCCGCGATGGCCTGAACGAATCGGAAATCCTCTACATGGGCGACGACCTGCCCGACTACCCAATCCTGAACCGGCCCGCCGTTTTAAGTACCTGCCCCGCCGACGCCGTTACTGAAGTTCAGGCGGTTTGTCAATATGTATCGCCCAATGCCGGGGGCCGGGGGGCGGTGCGGGATGTAATCGAACAAGTAATGAAAGCGCAGGGAAAATGGGGCCTGTGA
- the bioA gene encoding adenosylmethionine--8-amino-7-oxononanoate transaminase: MNDLSERDQAVIWHPFTQMQTAPLPIPIVRGSGSLLYGADGREYLDMISSWWVNIHGHAHPHIAKRVAEQLQILEHVIFAGFTHQPAVELAERLLAILPPNQSKVFYSDNGSTAVEVALKMAFQYWHNLGMPRKKIVAFENAYHGDTFGAMAVGGRSAFTAPFVPFLFDVDYLPVPVPGQEAVVLQQAEALFTNEVAAFIAEPLVQGAGGMVMYEPGVLDKLIKLARNKGALIIADEVMTGFGRTGRLFASNHLDEKPDLMCLSKGLTGGTMALGITACAAHIYDAFLSTDKHKTLFHGHSFTANPLACTAALASMDLLLLPETQANIQRITQSHTDFAGRLATYASVDNIRQHGTLLAFDLNVGEQTSYFNNIRDTAYNFLLDRGVLMRPLGNVLYLMPPYCTTNEQLAFAHTQIEALLTTI; encoded by the coding sequence ATGAATGACCTATCCGAACGTGATCAGGCTGTAATCTGGCATCCGTTCACACAAATGCAAACCGCCCCGTTGCCGATTCCGATTGTTCGGGGCAGCGGCTCCCTACTCTACGGTGCTGATGGCCGTGAATACCTGGATATGATTTCCTCCTGGTGGGTGAATATTCATGGACACGCCCATCCGCACATTGCCAAACGTGTAGCTGAACAACTCCAGATTCTCGAACATGTAATTTTCGCCGGTTTCACTCACCAGCCCGCCGTTGAGTTAGCCGAGCGACTTCTGGCTATTCTTCCTCCAAACCAGTCGAAGGTATTTTATTCAGACAATGGGTCTACGGCGGTAGAAGTGGCGTTAAAAATGGCATTCCAGTACTGGCATAATTTAGGCATGCCTCGTAAAAAGATCGTGGCCTTCGAAAATGCCTATCACGGTGATACCTTCGGCGCCATGGCGGTTGGCGGACGCAGTGCTTTCACCGCGCCCTTTGTTCCCTTCCTGTTCGATGTCGATTATTTACCCGTGCCGGTACCGGGGCAGGAAGCGGTTGTTTTGCAACAAGCTGAAGCCCTGTTTACTAACGAAGTAGCTGCGTTTATTGCCGAACCACTCGTTCAGGGTGCGGGCGGCATGGTCATGTATGAGCCTGGCGTGCTGGATAAATTGATAAAGCTGGCCCGGAACAAAGGCGCACTCATCATTGCCGACGAAGTAATGACCGGTTTCGGCCGGACGGGCAGGCTATTCGCATCAAACCATTTGGACGAAAAGCCAGATCTGATGTGTTTATCGAAAGGACTGACTGGTGGAACCATGGCATTGGGCATTACGGCCTGTGCAGCTCATATTTACGACGCTTTTTTGTCTACAGACAAGCACAAGACGCTCTTTCATGGGCACTCGTTTACAGCGAACCCGCTAGCCTGCACAGCCGCACTCGCCAGCATGGACCTGCTTCTCCTACCCGAAACTCAGGCCAACATCCAGCGTATAACCCAAAGCCATACCGATTTTGCTGGACGGCTAGCGACGTATGCCTCTGTCGACAACATCCGCCAGCATGGCACGTTGCTTGCCTTCGATTTGAACGTTGGTGAACAGACCTCCTATTTCAACAACATTCGCGATACCGCCTATAATTTCCTGCTCGATCGGGGTGTTCTAATGCGTCCATTAGGCAATGTATTATACCTAATGCCCCCGTATTGTACCACAAACGAGCAACTAGCTTTTGCTCATACGCAGATCGAAGCCCTGTTAACAACTATCTGA